One window from the genome of Oryza glaberrima chromosome 3, OglaRS2, whole genome shotgun sequence encodes:
- the LOC127765135 gene encoding pectinesterase inhibitor 12 yields the protein MRMSKALAAVVAISVSLSAAAMGVDATVESTCSDAAASDKRVHLAMCLSQLGHHRDADAWGLAKAATLVGVDKADLAADDIKELEAGASTAGIKPALAECAKQYRGVGFAFASAHDVINNRAYDVGEKKLDEALSLTQKCNAAFAKIGVPLQQPLAQLTADTIQIAIIAKAITCLVNVNNNPALVAAAAAAAAAKAPQQSQYP from the coding sequence atgagaatgagcaaggccctcgccgccgtggtggcCATCTCCGTGAGCCTGAGCGCGGCCGCTATGGGCGTGGACGCGACGGTGGAGAGCACCTGCAGTGACGCGGCCGCCAGCGACAAGCGCGTCCACTTGGCGATGTGCCTGTCGCAGCTGGGGCACCACCGCGACGCGGACGCGTGGGGGCTTGCGAAGGCGGCAACCCTGGTGGGCGTGGACAAGGcggacctcgccgccgatgACATAAAGGAGCTAGAGGCCGGGGCAAGCACGGCGGGCATCAAGCCAGCGCTGGCGGAGTGCGCGAAGCAGTACCGGGGCGTGGGCTTCGCCTTTGCCAGCGCGCACGACGTGATCAACAATCGCGCCTACGACGTCGGGGAGAAGAAGCTGGACGAGGCCCTGTCCCTGACGCAGAAGTGCAACGCCGCCTTCGCCAAGATCGGCGTCCCGCTGCAGCAGCCGCTGGCCCAGCTCACCGCCGACACCATCCAGATCGCCATCATAGCTAAGGCTATCACCTGCCTCGTCAACGTCAACAATAATCCAGCTCTGgttgcggctgcggctgcggctgctgcagCCAAGGCTCCCCAACAGAGCCAATACCCATAA
- the LOC127765134 gene encoding probable pterin-4-alpha-carbinolamine dehydratase, chloroplastic produces MALTNHILAPAAAAACCFGRRVPLPPPHQLAVRRKQKSLVVAMADLLGDFGARDPFPEEIESNFGERVLGNVDTLHNILIPTLSVLSIARLPLEPNPAPVDAADARRLLHKVVGWRLLDDADGMRLQCVWKVRDEACGHELVARINAAVDGAPATVVFEAPNQVRAELQTPSAGGLTVNDFIVAARIDKVKTVDLIPKKRVWA; encoded by the coding sequence atggCGCTCACCAACCACATCCTCGCGCCGGCAGCCGCAGCAGCCTGCTGCTTCGGACGGCGGGttcctctgccgccgcctcaTCAGCTCGCCGTGCGGAGGAAGCAAAAGAGcttggtggtggccatggccgaCCTGCTGGGCGACTTTGGCGCGCGCGACCCCTTCCCGGAGGAGATCGAGAGCAACTTCGGCGAGAGGGTGCTGGGCAACGTCGACACCCTCCACAACATCCTCATCCCCACGCTCTCCGTGCTCTCCATCGCGCGCCTCCCCCTCGAGCCTAACCCCGCGCCCGTCGACGCTGCcgacgcccgccgcctcctccacaaGGTGGTTGGCTGGCgcctcctcgacgacgccgacggcaTGCGTCTGCAGTGCGTCTGGAAGGTCAGGGACGAAGCCTGCGGCCACGAGCTCGTCGCCAGGATCAACGCCGCGGTTGACGGCGCCCCGGCCACCGTCGTCTTCGAGGCCCCCAACCAGGTCAGGGCCGAGCTGCAGACGCCCTCCGCCGGCGGCCTCACCGTCAATGACTTCATCGTCGCGGCTCGCATAGACAAGGTCAAGACGGTCGACCTTATCCCCAAGAAGAGAGTCTGGGCCTGA
- the LOC127767942 gene encoding uncharacterized protein LOC127767942, translating to MLGRQGVGASQLVTARLATTRHDTTRERSRRRRAAPARRTAMPPSAVPFSRRPSDGPRGARAILVVILIAAAATLLALAYSSFPSASRATTASSSMAVAPTDDGCCRGLEGLELWGPAVKWGSDHRLLSAAACCESCKAMCKADDCRCDSWVFCGDKKRCGQRFGECWLKKQKDVMAPSVVAKGDDVMWTSGLVFAKGEGIVGLETNLGTIRIQLLPGCAPHSVDYFIEVLGLRNCAGCRFYRAEGRGNLWDAKGDHIKNAAYGPPYALLQGTLEVDGLPFKERAKEACPALRRGSVAWVGSGPEFLISLANHGEWKGAYTVFGSVVPEDMAIAEEMALLSTSTDVWSNVTVKVLRDPVYFKVKRSTSSGVP from the exons ATGTTGGGTAGACAAGGGGTAGGGGCAAGTCAACTCGTGACGGCACGCCTCGCCACGACACGACACGACACGACACGAGAGAGatctcggcgccggcgggcggcgccggcgaggcgtaCGGCAATGCCTCCTTCCGCCGTGCCCTTCTCCCGTCGCCCATCCGACGGTCCACGCGGCGCCCGCGCCATCCTGGTTGTGatcctcatcgccgccgccgccaccctacTCGCCCTCGCCTACTCGTCCTTCCCCTCCGCTTCGCGGGCTACCACCGCATCATCTtccatggcggtggcgccgacgGATGACGGCTGCTGCAGGGGCCTCGAGGGGCTCGAGCTGTGGGGTCCGGCGGTCAAGTGGGGCTCCGACCACCGcctgctctccgccgccgcgtgctgCGAATCCTGCAAGGCCATGTGCAAGGCCGACGACTGCCGCTGCGATTCCTGGGTCTTCTGCGGGGACAAGAAAAGATGCGGCCAAAGGTTCGGGGAG TGCTGGCTGAAGAAACAAAAGGATGTGATGGCACCCTCTGTTGTTGCAAAGGGAGATGATGTTATGTGGACTTCTGGTCTAGTCTTCGCAAAAGGAGAG GGCATTGTGGGCCTGGAAACAAACCTTGGGACCATTCGTATTCAA TTGCTGCCTGGCTGTGCACCCCATTCTGTGGACTATTTCATTGAGGTTCTGGGCTTGCGGAACTGCGCTGGATGCAGATTTTATCGAGCTGAAGGCCGTGGGAATTTGTGGGATGCAAAAGGCGACCACATAAAAAAT GCTGCATATGGTCCACCGTATGCCTTGCTTCAAGGGACACTGGAAGTCGATGGTTTACCCTTTAAGGAGAGAGCGAAAGAAGCCTGCCCAGCACTGAGAAGAGGATCGGTTGCATGGGTTGGATCAGGGCCGGAGTTCTTGATCAGCTTAGCAAACCATGGGGAGTGGAAAGGAGCCTACACTGTGTTTGGGTCTGTTGTGCCCGAGGACATGGCGATTGCTGAGGAAATGGCACTGCTGTCGACCAGCACAGACGTGTGGAGCAATGTAACCGTGAAGGTGCTGCGAGACCCTGTGTATTTCAAGGTGAAGAGAAGCACCAGCAGTGGTGTTCCTTAG
- the LOC127767941 gene encoding DNA repair endonuclease UVH1 gives MLPFEEQVVADLLEDPNGGLVVVSCGLPVASLASAVLLQLFHQSPDDGCFLILSAPEPVKAQIRRRLLLNSQSQPPLLQLQVHDVAPDLPAHHRVALYASRAALFLSPRALVADLLTSRLLPSHVRALLLLSAHRSSDTSSDAFVARLLRHHHLLPVYAFSDRPHAMVSGFAKAERAMKSLYIRRLHLWPRFHLLAAADLERSPPEVIDVRVPMTQPMRGIQAAILDAMDACLKELRRTNKVDVEDLTVDKGLFKSFDEIVRRQLDPIWHTLGKKTKQLVADLRTLRKLLDYLVRYDAVTYLKYLDTLRVSEGVRSVWIFADSSHKIFDLSKRRVYQVVRADGTKVAADNKGTPTKKRKVARASSRKGKETENEGSSDNKDNTQKVNAEMGIVVEEILEEAPKWKVLRELLQEIAEEQAKGDGDNVNPVHEDGINESGIVLVACKDERSCVQLQECISKGSHQVMRAEWEKYLLGKAELHGLHRKNKKTSQQLKGFGVLDGEVPMRSGESAGPVSISKLEANALLAAASEISTVTKEANLADDSNVSCKKRSFGKGKGKGKFKKTMAKREASKLRNRNTTEHTDLEVEGQSGKTDEQAETDACKLSAEDDSASAPAVDKAANNLSAFGDSVDTEPLPPVQFYALDSDQHVLDVWKPSVIIVYHPDITFVREIEVYKAENPSMKLKVYFLFYEDSAEVQKFESSIRRENEAFESLIRQKSLMMIPVDQNGRCIGPTLANEPEALLSQNSLTRKAGGRKPLEKEMQVIVDMREFMSSLPNVLHQKGIRIIPVTLEVGDYVLSPLICVERKSIADLFQSFASGRLYNQIETMVRYYKIPVLLIEFSQDKSFSFQSASEIGDDVSPTNIISKLSLLVLHFPRLRIVWSRSLHATADIFLSLKTNQDEPDESKAMRVGVPSEDGVVENDVRAENYNTSAIEFLRRLPGVTDSNYRRIMEECNSLAELALLPVERLSELMGTQKGARMLKEFLDAKCPTML, from the exons atGCTTCCCTTCGAGGAGCAGGTGGTGGCGGACCTCCTGGAGGACCCCAACGGCGGCCTGGTGGTGGTTTCGTGTGGCCTCCCGGTGGCCTCCCTGGCGTccgccgtcctcctccagcTCTTCCACCAATCCCCCGACGATGGCTGCTTCCTGATCCTCTCCGCCCCCGAGCCGGTCAAAGCTCAAAtccggcggcgcctcctcctcaaCTCCCAGAGCCAGCCTCCTCTCTTGCAGCTGCAGGTCCACGACGTGGCCCCCGACCTCCCCGCCCACcaccgcgtcgccctctacgcctcccgcgccgcgctcttcctctccccccgcgccctcgtcgccgacctcctcacctcccgcctcctcccctcccacgtccgcgccctcctcctcctctccgcccaCCGCTCCTCCGACACCTCCTCCGACGCCTTCgtggctcgcctcctccgccaccaccacctcctccctgTTTATGCCTTCTCCGATCGCCCCCATGCCATGGTCTCCGGCTTCGCCAAGGCGGAGCGCGCTATGAAGAGCCTCTACATTCGACGCCTCCACCTTTGGCCCCGCTTCCACCTTCTTGCTGCCGCTGACCTCGAGCGCTCCCCGCCCGAGGTCATCGACGTCCGCGTCCCCATGACTCAGCCTATGAGGGGCATCCAGGCCGCTATCCTCGATGCCATGGACGCCTGCCTCAAGGAGCTCAGGCGGACCAACAAGGTCGACGTCGAAGACCTCACCGTCGACAAGGGCCTCTTCAAGTCTTTTGATGAGATCGTCAGGAGGCAGCTCGACCCCATCTGGCACACGCTCGGCAAGAAGACCAAGCAGCTCGTCGCCGACCTCAGGACGCTACGCAAGCTGCTTGATTATCTTGTCAG GTACGATGCTGTGACATACCTTAAGTACCTGGACACACTCAGAGTATCTGAAGGCGTCCGATCTGTTTGGATATTTGCTGACTCAAGCCAcaagatattcgacctttcaaAAAGGCGTGTCTACCAGGTTGTGAGAGCAGACGGTACAAAGGTTGCAGCAGACAACAAGGGCACACCAACAAAGAAGAGGAAGGTGGCACGCGCTAGCAGcaggaaaggaaaagaaactg AAAATGAGGGTTCCAGTGATAACAAGGACAATACTCAGAAGGTTAATGCAGAGATGGGCATTGTAGTGGAGGAGATTTTAGAGGAAGCACCTAAATGGAAGGTTTTACGG GAACTATTGCAGGAGATAGCAGAAGAACAGGCAAAGGGAGATGGTGACAATGTAAACCCTGTTCATGAAGACGGAATTAACGAGAGTGGCATAGTTTTGGTAGCATGCAAAGATGAGCGCTCATGCGTGCAGCTGCAAGAATGCATATCAAAAGGCTCGCATCAG GTCATGCGGGCCGAGTGGGAGAAGTACTTGCTTGGCAAAGCTGAACTGCATGGATTGCATAGGAAGAACAAGAAAACATCTCAGCAACTAAAAGGGTTTGGTGTTCTGGATGGGGAAGTTCCTATGAGGTCTGGTGAGAGTGCAGGTCCTGTTAGCATTAGCAAGCTTGAGGCTAATGCCTTACTTGCGGCTGCCTCTGAAATAAGCACTGTAACTAAGGAAGCAAATCTTGCTGATGATTCAAATGTCAGCTGCAAGAAGAGATCATTCGGAAAAGGGAAAGGGAAAGGGAAATTTAAGAAAACCATGGCAAAGAGAGAAGCCAGTAAGTTGAGAAACAGAAATACTACAGAACATACTGATTTGGAAGTTGAAGGTCAATCAGGAAAAACAGATGAACAGGCTGAGACTGATGCTTGTAAGTTGTCTGCAGAAGATGATTCTGCATCAGCTCCAGCTGTTGACAAAGCTGCTAACAATTTATCTGCTTTTGGAGACTCTGTGGATACCGAACCACTACCTCCTGTGCAATTTTACGCCCTAGACAGTGATCAGCATGTACTTGATGTATGGAAACCTTCTGTAATTATCGTTTATCATCCAGATATAACATTTGTTAGAGAAATTGAAGTATACAAGGCAGAAAATCCATCGATGAAGTTAAAAgtttactttcttttttatgaAGATTCTGCCGAGGTACAAAAATTTGAGTCCAGCATTCGCCGGGAAAATGAAGCATTTGAATCTTTGATCAGACAGAAGTCGCTGATGATGATACCTGTTGATCAG AATGGCCGTTGCATTGGACCAACTCTTGCAAATGAACCAGAAGCTCTTTTATCTCAAAATTCACTAACAAGAAAGGCAGGTGGTAGAAAGCCACTAGAGAAGGAGATGCAG GTTATTGTGGACATGAGAGAATTCATGAGCAGTCTTCCTAATGTATTGCACCAGAAAGGTATTCGAATAATACCTGTTACCTTGGAAGTCGGTGACTATGTTCTTTCTCCTTTGATCTGTGTCGAACGAAAAAGTATTGCGGACTTGTTCCAAAGCTTTGCTTCTGGTCGTCTCTACAATCAGATTGAAACCATGGTTCGGTATTACAAGATCCCAGTGCTTCTGATAGAATTCTCACAAGACAAGAGCTTTTCCTTTCAG tctgcAAGTGAAATTGGGGATGATGTATCGCCGACAAATATAATCTCAAAACTTTCATTACTAGTCCTGCATTTTCCTCGGCTTCGCATAGTCTGGTCTCGCAGCTTGCATGCCACGGCAGATATATTCCTATCACTCAAAACAAACCAGGATGAACCTGATGAGAGCAAGGCAATGAGAGTTGGTGTGCCCTCTGAGGACGGAGTTGTGGAGAATGACGTGAg GGCTGAAAATTACAATACGTCCGCGATTGAATTCTTGAGGAGGCTTCCTGGTGTGACAGATTCAAACTATAGAAGAATAATGGAGGAATGCAATAGCTTAGCAGAGCTGGCCCTGCTTCCGGTAGAGCGGCTGTCTGAGTTGATGGGTACTCAGAAAGGGGCACGCATGCTCAAGGAATTTCTCGATGCCAAGTGTCCAACTATGCTCTAG
- the LOC127767940 gene encoding uncharacterized protein LOC127767940, protein MALAALERCFQAVPTDAVAGIVDCVLASSSWSSPSQLFHALLHSDHAAASSLPHAAALCHLLALLDQERPAEDSVRALLWRIFLPLLRQEDQLQHTIALMCDAVSTNQSFSDLLGATILPLCIRSSAIAMDMDLDSTLLFVYQTGEDPPPPAPGGLLLLPISKATAVLASLLQHTLERNRKSTSLNALLHNLTWDLSSLALNMFGHSQECRSCATRVLLHPLLLSLADVSCVTVHLELAAAPQLKLSRSGFLESIWASCLSLFALGPAERLDAYNILSLYLATLKHVILGPDEYDLRNSNDFWDEIRRGLVDKDSLVRKQALYILRISLDIFSSSEDNGAQQCSRRRSAALPAQDKSNTAMTKRERWAQKEAKSLGIGEMSQSDENCSSGKDRWKVFLLLYEMLQEYGTHLVEAAWTHQVMLLFESTPRSDYSNHMSYTVFHAQMESFEGFFHWMVVLWERGFTHDNPQVRYLVMHSFLDITWEHYLVCPQIVPRGFVLGPLLRGLNDVVHHKDFGVKGVYDSKIIKGAERFFGLYAQRLTTRDRLHLVWSLSSSAKQDSFGRAGLMALAFCVASCACQLNTNDLPCDSAGQEMAKCNGDAHTKVNIEDLLDALMILCEKSKQHFNPKYRLKVCEQVMKATTSLISAAEIPLNQLLYFISAIPREFTDYYGELRPMVQKWFVEKKECSSGNTLLEKLIDFPTTFVKHTEVNGPYLFDDEDVGAWEAEARRWARTLLLVTSEEQHFTQIFVFLEKYGNNLSEEYPTGECIQVKFFIIVLCLIEELEVKHKRLIHQNNTISKEGSDSSNGLEHHALNKKLAKFLLIILENMVIFSRTSCSIFWLRNSEDMDLPSSVKGKLGGPSQRRLPTSTTSLVLQAIWSMRSISSIVTWCNNYCSDISLCSTLTFFWEFCWEVIQHHSYATEVGGELHLAAYEALSYVLPTLSTACTSQFLDLVEPKQINQNSKFSLDFLVISFLDNINNLLVNGVLKRSRRAVLMCWKWLCLDSLLSFSCCRGENESLLKMLYPLFSESTLRSIFVDIIESLENAGENSVLAILRCVRSVLGLLHFSMRTRNLSSLGISYEMMMQFVKSSWILHLSCNKRRVAPIAALLSAVLHPAIFPNLEMHQENEKGPGPLKWFIENLLGEGSKSPRTIRLAALHLSGIWLMYPKTLSFYMEELKLLSLYGSVAFDEDFEAELSENHEARLEVSMLAQSPDREFTEVFINTELYARVSVAVLFDHLWKQIEVKSTLETEEALRSGKLFLLKLLDSAVNDKDISRELYKKYSSVHRRKVRIWQMICVLSQYVEDDIVKEVTSSIHICLYRNNLPAVRQYLETFAILIYLKFPALAEEQLIPIFHDNEMRQQALSSYVFIAANLILHSRELAVQINHLNELFPPIMPFLTSHHHSLRGFTQLLVHCVLSKMGSVLALGSSENPVFERRCFQDLKRYLAENTDCVRLRASVERFLDVFNPDTSGTPSGIFSSRPEVSFDFECVPVSVMERVINFLNDVREDLRQSIAKDSITIKNEDLTAEMHHKEDRTDENIVELLEPSQDVLNFQKKITPYRNFDQPLNVGGHSVVGDDYISRLLLDLEGDDQQLDLALESRNHAVETIKQSQQQLIVVASLVDRIPNLAGLTRTCEIFKAAGLAVADKSIIEDKQFRLISVTAEKWLPMMEVPVNSVKVFLEKKRLEGYSVIGLEQTANSKPLDHFSFPSKTVLVLGREKEGIPVDIIHVLDACVEIPQLGIVRSLNVHVSGAIAVWEYTRQQRIAT, encoded by the exons ATGGCGCTCGCCGCCCTTGAGAGGTGCTTCCAGGCTGTCCCGACGGACGCCGTCGCGGGCATCGTCGACTGCGTCCTCGCTTCTTCGTCCTGGTCCTCGCCCTCGCAGCTCTTCCACGCCCTCCTCCACTCCGACCATGCCGCCGCGTCATCTCTCcctcacgccgccgcgctctgccACCTGCTCGCCCTGCTCG ATCAGGAGCGGCCGGCGGAGGATTCTGTGCGCGCGCTGCTATGGAGGATCTTCCTGCCGCTGCTTAGGCAAGAAGACCAGCTCCAGCACACCATTGCCTTGATGTGCGATGCCGTCTCCACCAACCAATCCTTCTCTGACCTTCTAGGAGCTACCATCTTGCCCTTGTGTATTCGATCCTCCGCCATCGCCATGGATATGGATTTGGATTCCACTCTACTGTTTGTGTACCAAACTGGGGAGGACCCGCCGCCTCCAGCTCCAGGGGGGCTTCTTCTTCTACCAATCTCCAAGGCCACCGCTGTCCTGGCGTCGTTGCTCCAACACACATTGGAGAGGAACAGGAAGAGCACAAGCCTCAATGCGCTGCTGCACAATTTGACCTGGGACCTCTCCTCGCTGGCGCTCAACATGTTTGGCCACAGCCAAGAGTGTCGATCCTGTGCCACCCGGGTCCTCCTACACCCCCTGCTCCTTTCGCTCGCGGATGTTTCCTGTGTCACCGTGCACCTGGAGTTGGCTGCAGCTCCTCAGCTTAAGCTCTCAAG GTCTGGCTTCTTGGAGTCTATATGGGCCTCCTGCCTTTCTCTCTTTGCACTGGGGCCTGCTGAGCGCCTGGATGCTTATAACATACTCTCTCTCTACTTGGCAACACTGAAACATGTTATCTTGGGACCTGATGAGTATGATCTTAGGAATTCCAATGATTTTTGGGATGAAATTCGCAGGGGACTG GTTGACAAGGATTCTTTAGTGAGGAAGCAGGCTTTGTACATCTTGAGAATATCACTAGACATCTTTTCCTCATCTGAGGATAATGGCGCTCAGCAATGCTCCAGGAGGAGGTCCGCCGCTCTGCCTGCTCAAGACAAATCAAATACTGCAATGACAAAAAGAGAAAGGTGGGCTCAGAAAGAGGCCAAATCCCTTGGCATTGGAGAAATGAGCCAATCAGATGAAAACTGCTCAAGTGGTAAAGACCGGTGGAAAGTTTTCCTGTTACTCTACGAGATGCTCCAGGAGTATGGAACACATTTAGTTGAGGCGGCCTGGACACACCAG GTAATGCTGCTGTTTGAGTCCACACCACGGAGTGATTACTCAAATCACATGTCCTATACAGTTTTCCATGCTCAGATGGAATCTTTTGAAGGATTTTTCCACTGGATGGTAGTTCTTTGGGAGCGTGGGTTtactcatgataatccccaAG TGCGCTACCTGGTTATGCATTCCTTTTTGGATATTACATGGGAACACTACTTGGTTTGCCCTCAGATAGTTCCCAGAGGCTTTGTTCTTGGTCCACTGTTACGTGGTTTGAACGATGTAGTTCATCACAAGGATTTTG GTGTCAAGGGTGTTTATGATTCAAAAATCATAAAAGGTGCAGAGAGGTtctttggtctttacgcacaGAGATTGACAACACG TGACCGTTTACATCTAGTTTGGAGTTTGTCTTCTTCTGCTAAGCAAGATTCATTTGGCCGAGCAGGATTAATGGCTCTTGCATTTTGTGTTGCTTCATGCGCATGTCAGTTAAATACAAATGATTTACCATGTGATTCTGCTGGGCAAGAAATGGCAAAATGCAATGGTGATGCACATACAAAAGTTAATATTGAAGATTTATTAGATGCTTTAATGATTCTTTGTGAGAAGAGTAAACAACACTTCAATCCAAAGTATCGTCTCAAAG TTTGTGAACAGGTCATGAAGGCCACAACATCATTGATAAGTGCAGCTGAAATCCCACTTAATCagcttttgtacttcatttCTGCAATACCTCGAGAGTTTACTGATTATTATG GAGAACTGAGACCAATGGTTCAAAAATGGTTTGTTGAGAAGAAAGAATGTTCTTCTGGAAACACTTTGTTGGAGAAGCTCATTGATTTCCCTACCACCTTCGTGAAGCACACAGAGGTGAATGGACCATACTTGTTTGATGATGAGGATGTGGGTGCATGGGAAGCTGAAGCACGGAGGTGGGCAAGGACCCTTCTTCTTGTAACCTCAGAGGAGCAGCACTTCACGCAAATATTTGTG TTTTTGGAGAAATATGGTAACAATCTTTCTGAAGAATATCCAACTGGAGAATGCATACAAGTGAAGTTTTTTATCATTGTATTATGTTTGATCGAGGAACTTGAAGTGAAACACAAAAGGCTTATTCACCAGAACAATACCATCTCCAAAGAAGGTTCAGATAGCTCAAATGGATTAGAGCACCATGCTCTTAACAAGAAGCTTGCAAAGTTTTTGCTTATCATTTTg GAAAATATGGTGATCTTCAGCAGGACATCTTGTTCAATTTTCTGGTTAAGAAATTCAGAGGACATGGATTTACCATCTTCTGTTAAAGGAAAGCTTGGAGGCCCAAGCCAACGTCGTCTACCTACCTCTACAACCTCGTTGGTGTTGCAGGCT ATTTGGTCCATGAGAAGCATTAGTTCTATTGTCACATGGTGTAACAATTACTGTTCTGATATTTCTCTTTGTTCAACATTGACATTCTTCTGGGAGTTCTGTTGGGAAGTTATCCAACATCACAGTTATGCCACAGAG GTTGGGGGTGAACTTCATTTGGCAGCTTATGAAGCTCTATCCTATGTGCTACCTACTCTATCTACTGCTTGCACTTCTCAGTTTCTTGATCTTGTAGAACCAAAACAAATAAATCAAAACAGCAAATTTTCATTGGATTTTCTGGTCATCAGTTTTCTTGATAACATCAACAATCTCCTTGTGAATGGAGTTCTAAAGAGAAGCAGACGGGCTGTTTTAATGTGTTGGAAG TGGCTTTGTCTAGATTCGCTGCTATCCTTTTCTTGCTGCCGTGGTGAGAATGAATCGCTGTTGAAGATGCTCTATCCTTTATTTTCAGAATCAACTCTCCGATCTATTTTTGTTGATATTATTGAAAG TCTTGAAAATGCTGGTGAAAATTCTGTCTTGGCCATCCTTAGATGCGTGAGATCTGTTTTGGGGCTTTTACACTTCAGCATGAGAACCAGAAATTTGTCCTCGCTGGGCATCAGTTATGAG ATGATGATGCAATTTGTAAAGTCTTCCTGGATCTTGCACCTTAGTTGCAATAAGCGCAGAGTTGCACCAATTGCTGCATTGTTATCTGCCGTATTGCACCCAGCAATCTTTCCTAATTTGGAAATGCACCAGGAGAATGAAAAAGGGCCAGGTCCTTTGAAATGG TTTATTGAGAATCTTCTTGGCGAAGGTTCAAAAAGTCCTCGAACTATACGCCTAGCAGCTTTGCATTTGAGTGGTATATGGTTAATGTACCCAAAAACTCTTAGCTTTTATATGGAGGAACTGAAGCTATTATCATTATATGGAtcag TGGCATTTGACGAAGATTTTGAAGCTGAACTATCTGAAAACCATGAAGCAAGGCTTGAAGTTTCTATGTTAGCACAAAGCCCAGATCGTGAATTCACAGAG GTGTTCATTAATACAGAATTATATGCTCGCGTTTCAGTTGCCGTCCTCTTTGATCATCTATGGAAGCAAATCGAAGTAAAGAGCACATTGGAAACTGAAGAAGCCCTTCGATCTGGCAAATTATTTCTACTGAAACTTCTTGATTCAGCG GTGAACGACAAGGATATTTCAAGAGAACTTTACAAAAAATATAGCAGT GTACATAGGCGAAAAGTTCGTATTTGGCAGATGATTTGTGTTCTGTCACAGTATGTGGAGGATGATATTGTTAAAGAAGTGACATCTAGTATTCACATCTGTCTTTAT agAAACAATTTACCTGCTGTCCGGCAGTACTTGGAGACATTTGCTAtacttatttatttaaaatttccaGCATTG GCTGAAGAACAGCTGATTCCAATTTTTCATGACAATGAAATGCGACAACAG GCACTATCTTCATATGTTTTTATAGCAGCAAATCTGATCCTTCATTCACGGGAGTTGGCTGTCCAGATAAACCATCTGAATGAACTTTTTCCTCCAATAATGCCATTTTTAACATCTCATCACCACAGTTTACGTGGTTTTACTCAG CTACTTGTCCACTGTGTTCTATCAAAGATGGGGTCTGTTTTGGCACTCGGAAGTTCAGAAAATCCAGTCTTTGAGAGGAGATGCTTTCAAGATTTGAAAAGATATCTGGCAGAAAATACTGACTGCGTAAG GCTTAGAGCTTCAGTTGAACGCTTCCTTGATGTTTTCAATCCTGATACTTCCGGGACTCCTTCTGGAATATTTAGTTCTCGCCCTGAG GTCTCTTTTGACTTTGAATGTGTTCCTGTGTCAGTGATGGAGCGAGTAATTAACTTCCTCAAT GATGTGAGGGAGGATCTGAGACAATCTATAGCGAAGGACTCAATAACAATCAAGAATGAGGATCTCACAGCAGAAATGCATCACAAAGAGGACAGAACTGATGAGAACATAGTTGAGTTGTTAGAGCCTAGTCAAGATGTGCTCAATTTTCAGAAGAAAATCACACCCTATAGGAACTTTGATCAACCATTAAACGTTGGTGGTCATTCAGTTGTTGGCGATGACTATATTTCAAGATTACTTTTAG ATCTAGAGGGAGATGACCAGCAGTTGGATTTAGCGCTGGAATCAAGAAATCACGCTGTGGAAACTATCAAGCAAAGCCAGCAGCAATTAATAGTAGTAGCATCATTGGTAGATCGCATCCCTAATCTTGCTGGACTGACAAGAACATGCGAG ATATTCAAAGCAGCTGGATTGGCCGTTGCTGACAAAAGTATTATCGAGGACAAGCAGTTTCGGTTGATCAG TGTGACGGCGGAGAAGTGGTTGCCCATGATGGAGGTTCCAGTGAATAGCGTCAAAGTGTtcttggagaagaagaggctgGAAGGCTATTCCGTGATAGGGTTGGAGCAGACGGCCAACAGCAAGCCACTGGACCACTTCTCTTTTCCGAGCAAAACG GTGCTTGTGCTGGGACGGGAGAAGGAAGGCATCCCGGTGGATATCATCCATGTGTTGGACGCATGCGTGGAGATCCCGCAGCTGGGCATCGTCAGGTCACTCAATGTTCATGTCAGCGGTGCCATTGCCGTGTGGGAATACACCCGCCAGCAACGCATCGCAACTTAA